A region of Mesorhizobium sp. AR02 DNA encodes the following proteins:
- a CDS encoding L,D-transpeptidase family protein — MLLKRLRVLTVRARPGHPNQGLLQAGKTVFACALGHGGISADKREGDGATPLGSMRILSGYFRGDQFAGGRRTRLAMTPIGPDLGWCEVPDDRNYNRPVKIPYGASHERMRRDDRLYDACLVLDWNIAPRRRGRGSAIFFHLARPGFTPTQGCVAVTARTMMRLLPLLSDRTVVRVVR, encoded by the coding sequence ATTTTGCTGAAACGGCTGCGTGTGCTGACCGTGCGGGCAAGGCCCGGCCACCCCAACCAGGGCCTGCTGCAGGCCGGCAAAACGGTGTTTGCCTGCGCGCTGGGGCACGGCGGCATCTCGGCCGACAAGCGCGAGGGCGACGGCGCCACGCCGCTCGGCTCGATGCGCATCCTGTCGGGTTATTTCCGGGGAGATCAGTTTGCCGGTGGCCGCCGGACGCGGCTGGCGATGACGCCAATCGGGCCCGACCTCGGCTGGTGCGAAGTGCCCGACGACCGCAACTACAACAGGCCGGTCAAGATCCCCTACGGCGCCAGCCATGAACGCATGCGGCGTGACGACCGGCTCTATGACGCCTGCCTGGTGCTCGACTGGAACATCGCACCGCGCCGCCGCGGGCGCGGCAGCGCCATCTTCTTCCACTTGGCACGCCCCGGGTTCACGCCGACGCAAGGCTGCGTCGCGGTGACCGCGCGCACGATGATGCGGTTGCTGCCGCTGCTGTCGGACCGGACGGTGGTGAGGGTGGTGAGGTAG